The genomic stretch ttatggggtatagtataaatttctatctagacattgtactagatctttttaagttaatatgctatcgtcgtatattatataaattttcatgttgatacattgaatgcttctttctccaggattcaggtcatgagggaccctctacatcacatcaagaagagggtctgactattgtgacaccatctatggtatgtatcttataattcttaacttaaatatgaactcttacaatattgtaactttacttgaaattatttagtacacatatatatgttcactaaatatgatttcattaaatgcatgtatgcaggtggacactaccattaggataggttatcctcataattttgatcagagccaatttgaacgcacatcgacatcctttgaggtattaatatgtaatacttaatttgatcttatttttactcttaatttaagatttaattggacactttgaatttgaccttgtacaggagttagctagcactgcatttggtgttgatactgcacaagatactgctagaggagatactgctacaggatctgatgagcatatggtaagtttgtaacttaatttatgaattctactatatttgataaatgattcttttaatagttaatttcaagtaatattttaatattatttttttattgtacagcatgagacaggtggatctggaccacgtcccgaggacaagagagatactgctataggatctgatgagcatatggtaagtttgtaacttaatttacgaattctactatatttgataaatgattcttttaatagttaatttcaagtaatattttaatattatttttttattgtacagcatgagacaggtggatctggaccacgtcctggggacaagagagatactgctacaggatctgatgagcatatggtaagtttgtaacttaatttacgaattctactatatttgataaatgattcttttaatagttaatttcaagtaatattttaatattatttttttattgtacagcatgagacaggtggatctggaccacgtcctggggacaagagaccacgagatgttattgatgatagcacttagattttactatttatttggctttgatatgtacttttttatggactttacacatttgtttacacgtgcacatactttatatatatggatagttgcataataggattagatcatatatattttgtgcatactttatatattttgtgcacattagatattatgtggagtgaacatcatgttaccatctagacatatatatggattagatattatatggattatgtggacttgaaattttactatttatttggctctgatatgtactattttacgggctttacatatttgtttacacgtgcacacccatactttatatatatggatagtttcataataggattagatcatatatattatgtgcatactttatgtgtattgtgcgcattagatattatgtggacttgaaattatgtgcacattagatcatatatattgacttgaaattatgtggacttgaaattttgcgcatactttatagattatgtggacttgaaattttatttatggaagttgtgcttaaacaactttataggcattatgtggacttgtaattttatttttggaattttatttaaatagttcttgtgattagataaactacatgtgcatacatcttgaactaagtatcgaaacatatcttataattataacatattctaaatcaaaaagtatcatttaacaaatataatgaatagaacttgattaaaacataattatctcattcataaatttgaccagtagtctctcatttatgtatattgtacacaaaatgtaatcaagaagacatatctaaaataaaataaatagtctatttaaattataataataaggatttatatctctcaaaatacaacataaagtatgcacaaacaatagtagtcattgagggcaagtctactctgagagacctagaaa from Cryptomeria japonica unplaced genomic scaffold, Sugi_1.0 HiC_scaffold_2215, whole genome shotgun sequence encodes the following:
- the LOC131873568 gene encoding uncharacterized protein LOC131873568, with amino-acid sequence MASAPRWMPHMCSSCHETCVGPTTAAGSTSVPDEHDAADDSMMTSYMDFLCSDVHLDQIRTTPNIRVNIASTGRQLGTPYGDSGHEGPSTSHQEEGLTIVTPSMVDTTIRIGYPHNFDQSQFERTSTSFEELASTAFGVDTAQDTARGDTATGSDEHMHETGGSGPRPEDKRDTAIGSDEHMHETGGSGPRPGDKRDTATGSDEHMHETGGSGPRPGDKRPRDVIDDST